One window from the genome of Pedococcus badiiscoriae encodes:
- a CDS encoding FtsK/SpoIIIE domain-containing protein: MRLQLTVVQLSSAPARSGPCPLEIEVEAPAGSTSRELARALADLVVRGGHHELRDPVLAVGGAAVADDAPVGRHPLVDGAALTLATRHQVRPPPSPSHPRTPLTLAVAHGPDAGRTIDLPPGVYTLGRSDEATVSLDDERMSRIHARITVTGEGLTLADLGSTNGTRLDGARVGADPQSLRVGSTVQAGDTMLAIRQAGEVPAALSPRPDGTTTVNRRPRLLSPPIPVTIVLPSPPVQPGRSRPPWIAMLLPVPFAAALAVFFGPMMLAFAVMSPLVLAGTALGDRVGSKRRYAAEHAAYEGHLGAARERVAAACEEESRSLRRSLPDPCEILAITTLPSARLWERRRGDPDSLMVSIGRCTRPATVRVVRPSADAAAGQDPGDDVERPALERVPCAVAWADIGVLGVCGERRAALGVARSVLGQLAALHSPLDLELVLVTGSTHADPSWAWLARLPHVRRPDGHPRHQWVTSLDGDTPAAPAVVDLAHRVRARRAASSSAAAPWRGPQTVVVLDGACALRRLPDLAEVLEHGPSVGICVLALDPDRAGLPSEVAAILDLTRPAHPSFHAPGRVTTDLAVDGVAGWWADRLSRALAPLRDATPGSQESSLPTTVCLTELWGRGPGDRASTEGQSLDAAAVVRTWERTPHCTAVPVGVTPDGPFVVDLAADGPHVLVAGTTGAGKSELLRSLVASLALHNRPEHLALVLIDYKGGAALRECAGLPHVAGVVTDLDEHLADRALVSLMAELKRRERSFADAGVPDFVAYQSSSTCRAAPLARLVIVVDEFRALTEELPQFIDGMVRVAALGRSLGVNLVLATQRPAGVVTADIKANVNLRIALRVRDRTDSEDVIDAPDAAGLDRGVPGRGYARTGGGPLVSFQGAHASGTSHPRERPGIRVRMAAWDQPPTPWPEAPGMHPAAVSDLVEVVEVVAAAADLLDTRQAPSPWLPPLPTRVDGKSLPAPSAGRIPIGLTDEPQAQRQRPLEVDLAGSGHWAFVGAVGSGRSSALRTVVLGAVAALDAIRLHVYAVSGGSLADLEALPHCGAHVGWDDLPRLERLVQRLATEVAARRRRLAASPHPTMADWWRASDDVAPPRLLVVVDDWDALAGRADEATHGALVERLLRLLREGVGVGLTAVLAGDRALLVGRAASTLSHRVLLRLADRTDLLLAGLPVKAVPATQPPGRGVLADGTEVQLALPPRRITHHPAPQSRRESAAESDDGTPPDRRPWRVDALPSRVEARSLPTSSGDEDLVSLGLGGDELGVLGLSAPRDGRRWIVAGSNGSGVSSTLVVIAAQLLAQDRQLAVVAARPGPWIALRHDARVLWCDDPTKPDALVATRRAVPDLAVLVDDADELLDSAVEATVAHVSAMVDRDGGLVVAGADAGALSAQYRGLAVELARHRTGVLLGPASSVEAEVFGVRVPLDPGAIPGRGYLVRGAVATPLQVAVATPDRPLNA; the protein is encoded by the coding sequence ATGCGACTTCAGCTCACGGTCGTGCAGCTTTCCTCCGCGCCGGCCCGGTCGGGACCCTGTCCACTCGAGATCGAGGTCGAGGCTCCTGCCGGCTCCACCTCCCGCGAGCTCGCCCGCGCCCTGGCGGATCTCGTGGTCCGCGGTGGCCACCACGAGCTGCGGGACCCCGTGCTCGCCGTCGGCGGGGCCGCGGTCGCCGACGATGCGCCCGTGGGGCGGCACCCGCTCGTCGACGGGGCGGCGCTCACCCTCGCCACAAGGCATCAGGTCAGGCCCCCGCCATCCCCCAGCCACCCGCGCACGCCACTGACGCTGGCGGTCGCCCACGGTCCTGACGCCGGCCGGACGATCGACCTGCCACCAGGGGTCTACACCCTGGGGCGATCCGACGAGGCCACCGTCAGTCTCGACGACGAGCGCATGTCACGAATTCACGCCCGGATCACCGTGACAGGTGAGGGCCTCACCCTCGCCGACCTCGGGTCGACCAACGGCACCCGGCTCGATGGGGCCCGGGTCGGCGCCGACCCCCAGTCGCTGCGCGTCGGCTCCACCGTCCAGGCCGGCGACACGATGCTGGCCATCCGCCAAGCGGGTGAAGTGCCCGCCGCGCTCAGCCCCCGGCCGGACGGAACCACCACCGTCAACCGGCGACCCCGGCTGCTCTCGCCGCCCATCCCGGTGACCATCGTGCTGCCATCCCCACCCGTCCAGCCGGGCCGCTCGAGGCCGCCGTGGATCGCCATGCTGCTGCCCGTTCCGTTCGCCGCCGCCCTGGCGGTGTTCTTCGGCCCGATGATGCTGGCGTTCGCTGTGATGAGCCCCCTCGTCCTGGCCGGGACGGCCCTCGGCGACCGGGTGGGGAGCAAGCGCAGGTATGCCGCCGAGCACGCGGCATACGAAGGTCACCTTGGGGCGGCACGCGAGCGGGTCGCGGCAGCCTGCGAGGAGGAGTCCCGCTCACTGCGGCGGTCCCTGCCCGACCCCTGCGAGATCCTGGCGATCACGACGCTACCGAGCGCGCGGCTGTGGGAGCGCCGACGAGGTGACCCCGACTCCCTCATGGTGAGCATCGGCCGGTGCACGAGGCCCGCGACCGTCCGCGTCGTGCGGCCATCGGCCGACGCCGCCGCGGGCCAAGACCCGGGCGATGACGTGGAACGTCCTGCGCTGGAACGGGTTCCGTGTGCGGTGGCGTGGGCTGACATAGGTGTCCTGGGGGTCTGTGGTGAGCGTCGAGCAGCCCTGGGGGTGGCTCGTTCCGTCCTCGGTCAGCTCGCCGCCCTGCACTCACCCCTCGACCTCGAGCTCGTCCTCGTCACGGGGAGCACTCACGCCGACCCGAGCTGGGCCTGGCTGGCCCGACTCCCGCACGTCCGACGTCCGGATGGCCACCCCCGCCACCAGTGGGTCACGAGCCTGGACGGCGACACCCCGGCGGCGCCCGCGGTCGTCGACCTCGCCCACCGGGTGCGTGCGCGTCGCGCGGCGTCCAGCTCCGCCGCGGCCCCGTGGCGAGGACCCCAGACCGTGGTCGTCCTCGACGGGGCCTGCGCCCTGCGTCGCCTGCCTGATCTGGCTGAGGTGCTCGAGCACGGTCCGTCGGTCGGGATCTGCGTCCTCGCCCTCGACCCGGATCGAGCCGGCCTGCCCTCCGAGGTGGCCGCGATCCTCGACCTCACCAGGCCCGCGCACCCGTCGTTCCACGCCCCGGGTCGCGTCACCACCGACCTGGCGGTGGACGGGGTCGCGGGGTGGTGGGCGGACCGGCTCAGTCGCGCGCTCGCACCGTTGCGCGACGCCACGCCGGGGAGCCAGGAGAGCTCGTTGCCGACCACCGTCTGCCTGACCGAGCTGTGGGGCCGCGGGCCGGGCGATCGGGCCAGCACCGAAGGCCAGTCACTCGACGCCGCCGCGGTGGTTCGAACCTGGGAGCGGACTCCGCACTGCACCGCGGTGCCTGTCGGCGTGACCCCTGACGGCCCCTTCGTCGTGGACCTCGCCGCGGACGGGCCGCACGTCCTCGTGGCGGGCACGACCGGCGCCGGCAAGTCCGAGCTCCTGCGAAGCCTGGTGGCCTCCCTGGCGCTCCACAACCGGCCGGAGCACCTCGCACTCGTGCTCATCGACTATAAGGGCGGAGCCGCGCTCCGGGAGTGCGCCGGCCTGCCCCACGTGGCCGGCGTGGTCACCGACCTCGACGAGCACCTGGCTGACCGCGCGCTCGTGTCGCTGATGGCCGAGCTGAAACGACGTGAGCGGTCGTTCGCCGACGCAGGTGTCCCGGATTTCGTTGCGTACCAGTCCTCGTCGACCTGCAGGGCCGCTCCCCTGGCGAGACTGGTCATCGTCGTGGACGAGTTCCGGGCCTTGACCGAGGAGCTCCCCCAGTTCATCGACGGGATGGTCCGGGTCGCGGCCCTGGGCAGGTCGCTCGGCGTGAACCTCGTCCTGGCGACGCAGCGGCCGGCGGGTGTCGTGACGGCCGACATCAAGGCCAACGTCAACCTCCGCATCGCCCTGCGGGTCCGGGACCGGACTGACTCCGAGGACGTCATCGACGCGCCCGACGCCGCAGGTCTGGACCGCGGTGTCCCGGGGCGTGGCTATGCGAGGACCGGGGGTGGCCCGCTGGTGTCCTTCCAGGGCGCCCACGCGAGCGGGACGTCACACCCTCGGGAACGACCCGGCATACGCGTCAGGATGGCCGCCTGGGACCAGCCTCCGACGCCATGGCCGGAAGCACCGGGCATGCATCCCGCGGCGGTGTCGGACCTCGTCGAGGTCGTCGAGGTCGTCGCGGCGGCTGCTGACCTGCTGGACACCCGCCAGGCTCCGAGCCCGTGGCTGCCGCCCTTGCCGACGCGGGTCGACGGGAAGTCGTTGCCCGCCCCCTCCGCCGGCCGCATCCCGATCGGGCTGACCGACGAACCCCAGGCCCAGCGCCAGCGTCCGCTCGAGGTCGACCTCGCCGGGTCGGGGCACTGGGCCTTCGTCGGCGCCGTGGGAAGCGGGCGCAGCAGCGCCCTGCGCACCGTGGTCCTCGGCGCAGTCGCCGCGCTCGACGCCATCCGGCTCCACGTGTATGCCGTGAGCGGGGGCTCCCTGGCGGACCTCGAGGCGCTGCCCCACTGCGGCGCGCACGTCGGGTGGGACGACCTGCCCAGACTCGAGCGCCTGGTCCAGAGGCTCGCGACTGAGGTGGCCGCCCGCAGGCGGCGACTCGCCGCGAGCCCGCACCCCACGATGGCGGACTGGTGGCGGGCGTCCGACGACGTGGCGCCTCCTCGGCTCCTGGTCGTCGTCGACGACTGGGATGCCCTGGCCGGGCGCGCCGACGAAGCGACCCATGGGGCCCTGGTGGAGAGGCTGCTGCGGCTTCTTCGCGAGGGTGTCGGGGTGGGGCTCACCGCCGTGCTGGCGGGAGATCGGGCCCTGCTGGTCGGGCGGGCTGCCTCGACACTGAGCCATCGCGTCCTCCTGAGGCTCGCCGACCGGACCGATCTGCTTCTCGCCGGCCTCCCGGTGAAGGCCGTCCCCGCCACCCAGCCGCCTGGCCGGGGCGTCCTGGCGGACGGGACAGAGGTCCAGCTGGCCCTGCCGCCGCGACGGATCACCCACCATCCGGCCCCTCAGTCGCGGAGAGAATCGGCGGCGGAGTCGGACGATGGCACACCTCCCGACAGGCGACCCTGGCGAGTCGACGCGCTCCCGAGCCGGGTGGAGGCACGGTCCCTGCCGACGTCCTCCGGCGACGAGGACCTGGTGTCACTCGGGCTGGGCGGCGACGAGCTCGGAGTGCTGGGCTTGTCGGCCCCTCGCGATGGTCGACGCTGGATCGTGGCCGGCAGCAACGGATCTGGTGTGTCAAGCACCCTGGTGGTGATCGCCGCACAGCTGCTGGCGCAGGACCGGCAGCTTGCCGTCGTGGCTGCCCGACCGGGCCCGTGGATCGCCCTGCGACACGATGCGCGGGTCCTGTGGTGCGACGACCCGACAAAGCCCGATGCGCTGGTGGCGACGCGTCGGGCGGTTCCGGACCTGGCCGTCCTCGTCGACGATGCCGACGAGCTGCTCGACTCCGCCGTCGAGGCCACGGTGGCGCACGTGTCCGCGATGGTCGATCGCGACGGCGGCCTGGTCGTGGCCGGCGCCGACGCGGGTGCCTTGTCGGCGCAGTACCGAGGCCTCGCCGTCGAGCTCGCCCGCCACCGCACGGGGGTCCTGCTGGGGCCGGCGAGCTCCGTCGAGGCGGAGGTGTTCGGCGTGCGGGTGCCACTCGACCCGGGTGCCATCCCTGGTCGCGGCTACCTCGTGCGCGGTGCGGTGGCCACGCCGCTGCAGGTGGCCGTGGCGACCCCCGACAGGCCCCTCAACGCGTGA
- the dpdD gene encoding protein DpdD produces MVAEEFFGEGNEIDPSRLHPEHETSIDNWLEAIKRKQVAFLPRVAAGRLYWYAFAPTMREQKELLTLLDAWVGPTFSDLPGRRGRLYPQDPFDAALASERVPPLRFEVLPRGSGASRDEVRQTLLVLSKLVWMRPRSEFDAPRTTIEVLDDLGHALGAGDRRIALACLRELEASADLDQANLAFLRIRVYAGLGDTAAIFADQDLEHVLQLRRPIGITRQLQTAVYDRYLASADNSDDASALLAAAGHIPTNLRALTTSRPATTRPSVVVEFMLSLLRNASTTSLERLAGQAEALSPSLADSLRLLFAPTNAQEPQPLAPAEAPIAAPATRPEPDAEIHRLVEEGEFAAAINVGLADTPTPGRAALLLACVRELEDAQIAADVAAFVDASGLREAPPENDVIVRADLGWLEGFLNPQRSLGWLGWFDALQADILSDGATDFSLTSEWATLDRSTVANRLASLDDEALARLGDHGGAFMAAHSALFSGADGAELCERVLAAFAVSEKNSVGLRVQTIALLECLAASGPGSAILTSALEWTEVIIDAATSAVTASWTVDVLQAATTSPPALALAAKSRLFYRALDVLRPVKSSLSLADIEGLSLVAEELATSLPDDFQVENSDVDPAAPYRHLRDAVVVLYSLTEPSITRTAQILRRLVPGIDVRTTSEYDGSQQLAALSANADVFVMVAASAKHAATNFIKDHRGGLPIIQVNSRGSSAILRELAEG; encoded by the coding sequence ATGGTCGCTGAGGAGTTCTTCGGCGAGGGCAACGAGATCGACCCCTCCCGTCTGCATCCTGAGCATGAGACATCGATAGACAATTGGCTCGAGGCCATCAAGCGGAAGCAGGTTGCGTTCCTCCCGAGGGTAGCGGCGGGAAGGTTGTATTGGTACGCCTTCGCGCCCACGATGCGGGAACAGAAGGAACTACTCACACTCCTCGACGCCTGGGTTGGTCCGACCTTCAGCGACCTCCCCGGGAGGAGGGGACGCCTGTATCCGCAAGATCCTTTTGACGCTGCGTTGGCATCCGAACGCGTGCCCCCGTTGCGGTTCGAGGTGCTTCCGCGCGGAAGTGGCGCGTCCCGCGACGAGGTGCGCCAAACACTGCTGGTTCTATCCAAACTGGTTTGGATGCGCCCGCGCTCAGAGTTCGATGCACCACGCACCACTATCGAGGTTCTCGACGACCTCGGCCACGCGCTTGGTGCCGGGGATCGCCGAATTGCGCTCGCGTGTCTCCGTGAACTCGAGGCGTCCGCCGATCTCGACCAGGCGAATCTGGCATTCCTTCGCATCCGGGTATACGCCGGGCTGGGGGACACAGCTGCAATCTTCGCCGACCAGGACCTGGAGCACGTCCTACAACTGCGGCGACCTATCGGAATCACACGCCAGCTCCAGACCGCGGTCTACGACCGTTACCTTGCGTCGGCGGACAACTCCGACGACGCATCCGCCCTTCTAGCCGCTGCAGGGCACATCCCCACGAACCTCCGTGCACTCACGACGAGCCGCCCCGCCACGACGCGGCCTTCTGTGGTCGTCGAGTTCATGCTTTCACTGCTGCGGAACGCCTCGACTACGTCGCTCGAGCGGTTGGCCGGCCAAGCCGAGGCCTTGTCGCCCAGTTTGGCCGACTCCCTTCGACTCCTCTTCGCGCCTACGAACGCTCAGGAACCGCAACCGCTAGCCCCAGCAGAGGCGCCGATTGCCGCGCCGGCGACACGTCCCGAACCGGACGCCGAGATCCACCGACTTGTCGAAGAGGGCGAGTTCGCCGCCGCAATCAACGTGGGTCTTGCGGACACACCGACACCAGGGCGCGCCGCCCTCCTCCTCGCGTGTGTACGGGAGTTGGAAGACGCACAAATCGCTGCCGACGTGGCCGCTTTCGTCGACGCATCGGGGCTCCGGGAGGCACCGCCCGAGAACGATGTCATCGTCCGCGCTGACCTCGGCTGGCTGGAGGGGTTCCTCAATCCGCAACGGAGCCTGGGATGGCTCGGCTGGTTCGACGCCCTACAAGCGGACATCCTCAGCGACGGAGCAACCGACTTTAGCCTCACCTCCGAGTGGGCGACCCTGGACCGATCCACCGTCGCCAACCGTCTGGCCTCCCTGGACGACGAAGCGTTGGCCCGGTTGGGAGACCACGGAGGTGCTTTCATGGCGGCGCACTCGGCGCTGTTCTCGGGAGCGGACGGCGCTGAGTTGTGCGAACGAGTGCTCGCGGCGTTCGCCGTCAGCGAGAAGAATTCCGTCGGTCTTCGAGTGCAGACGATCGCACTCCTAGAGTGCTTGGCAGCGTCGGGCCCGGGTTCCGCCATCTTGACCTCCGCACTCGAGTGGACGGAAGTAATTATCGATGCCGCCACCTCGGCTGTGACCGCCAGTTGGACGGTCGACGTCCTGCAGGCGGCCACTACGAGTCCGCCCGCCCTCGCCTTAGCTGCCAAGAGTCGCCTCTTCTACCGCGCACTCGACGTGTTGCGCCCAGTGAAATCCAGTCTCAGTCTCGCCGACATCGAGGGGCTCAGCCTGGTGGCAGAGGAGTTGGCGACCAGCCTGCCGGATGACTTCCAGGTCGAGAACTCAGATGTCGACCCGGCTGCTCCCTACCGGCACCTGAGGGACGCCGTTGTCGTCCTTTACTCACTCACGGAGCCTTCGATTACCCGCACAGCGCAGATTCTGCGCCGTTTGGTCCCAGGCATCGATGTGCGCACCACGTCCGAATACGACGGGAGCCAGCAACTGGCAGCCCTCAGCGCTAACGCCGACGTCTTCGTGATGGTCGCGGCTTCTGCGAAACACGCGGCCACTAACTTCATCAAGGATCACCGCGGCGGCTTGCCGATCATTCAGGTGAACTCTCGCGGCTCGTCGGCGATTCTCCGCGAACTAGCCGAAGGATGA
- the dpdK gene encoding phospholipase D-like domain-containing protein DpdK, with amino-acid sequence MRRITTSGRGHTRVLNDLMQNLLATELLVPSRQLWVLSPWISDIDVIDNTAGQFKTVLPGLPSRKIRFTEVLIELARRGCDVRVLTRDAESNVVALQRLENVGGSGSRPTVRVHPHLHDKGILGDRFHLQGSMNFTFFGQAVNAEGVTLTRDPHDIAEAHIAYNALYESVHHGR; translated from the coding sequence ATGAGGCGGATCACGACCTCGGGGCGCGGCCACACCCGTGTGCTCAACGATCTTATGCAAAACCTCCTCGCCACCGAGCTCCTGGTGCCGTCCCGGCAGCTCTGGGTGCTGTCACCGTGGATCTCCGACATCGACGTCATTGACAACACCGCCGGCCAGTTCAAGACCGTCCTGCCCGGCCTCCCATCCCGCAAGATCCGCTTCACCGAGGTGCTGATCGAACTGGCCCGAAGAGGCTGCGACGTCCGCGTCCTAACGCGCGATGCCGAAAGCAATGTCGTCGCGCTGCAACGGCTCGAGAACGTCGGCGGTTCCGGCTCGCGACCCACTGTGAGAGTCCATCCGCACCTACATGACAAGGGCATCTTGGGCGACCGATTCCACCTTCAGGGCTCGATGAACTTCACCTTCTTTGGCCAAGCGGTCAACGCCGAAGGCGTCACACTGACCCGCGACCCCCACGACATCGCCGAAGCCCACATCGCCTACAACGCCCTGTACGAGAGTGTCCACCATGGTCGCTGA